The genomic stretch CTTCTTTTTTGTTCATGGCTGTGTCAGGATGATGGGGCCCTGAGCCGTGACGGCTATCGTATGCTCGAAGTGCGAGCTCTTGTGTCCGTCAACGGTAACAACCGTCCAATCATCGTTCAGAACGCGGACAGCGCTGCTGCCAGCGTTGACCATGGGTTCGATCGCGATCACCAGTCCCTCCTTGAGAGTAATACCCGTACCGGCACTGCCGTAGTTGGGAACCTCGGGATCCTCATGAAGATCCTTTCCAACACCATGCCCGACGTAGTCACGCACGACACTCATGCCCTGGGCCTCAGCCACCTGTTGAACTGCATGACCAATGTCTCCCAGACGAGCTCCCACATGCGCGGCGTCGATGCCGGCGTACAGGCTCCTTCGGGTCGTCTCGATAAGCTTCTCATCTTGGGATGCCACCGGCCCACAAGCGACAGTAATGGCGGAGTCTGCATAGTATCCTTCATAGATGAGACCGAGATCCAGCGAAACGACGTCACCTGAATTCAGAACGCGATGCCCCGGAATGCCGTGGATGACCTGCTCGTTGATGGAAACGCAGAGCGTTGCCGGATAGCCGCCATAGTGCAGGAATGCCGGCTTCGCTCCGAGCTCACGGATGCGAAGTTCTGCCGCACGGTCCAGTTCGAGAGTCGTCACACCGGGAGAAACCATCTCTCCTACCTGGTG from Coprothermobacter sp. encodes the following:
- the map gene encoding type I methionyl aminopeptidase; the encoded protein is MIRLKSASDIEHLRVSGAKLAEVLHQVGEMVSPGVTTLELDRAAELRIRELGAKPAFLHYGGYPATLCVSINEQVIHGIPGHRVLNSGDVVSLDLGLIYEGYYADSAITVACGPVASQDEKLIETTRRSLYAGIDAAHVGARLGDIGHAVQQVAEAQGMSVVRDYVGHGVGKDLHEDPEVPNYGSAGTGITLKEGLVIAIEPMVNAGSSAVRVLNDDWTVVTVDGHKSSHFEHTIAVTAQGPIILTQP